From Canis lupus baileyi chromosome 16, mCanLup2.hap1, whole genome shotgun sequence, a single genomic window includes:
- the CERCAM gene encoding inactive glycosyltransferase 25 family member 3 isoform X4, with the protein MPSTRCPTTWARWSGWTTPGPGWPSGRGKQHLFGPVLTRRGEGTDLWCPGKEGRCPGCATDHNTDNTTEMLQEWLAAVGDDYATVVWRPEGEPRSYPDEEGPKHWTKERHQFLMELKQEALTFARDWGADYILFADTDNILTNNQTLRLLIDQGLPVVAPMLDSQTYYSNFWCGITPQGYYRRTADYFPTKNRQRRGCFQVPMVHSTFLVSLRTEGAAQLAFYPPHPNYSWPFDDIIVFAYACQAVGVTIHVCNEHRYGYMNVPVKPHQGLEDEKVNFIHLILEALVDGPPMWASAHVSRPPKRPSKMGFDEVFVISLARRPDRRERMLSSLWEMEVSGRVVDAVDGRTLNSSLMRSLGVDLLPGYQDPYSGRTLTKGEVGCFLSHYSIWEEVVARRLARILVFEDDVRFESNFRGRLERLMEEVEAEKLPWDLIYLGRKQVNPEEEAAVEGLPHLVVAGYSYWTLAYVLSLAGARKLLASQPLHRMLPVDEFLPIMFDQHPNEQYKAHFWPRDLRAFSARPLLAAPTHYAGDAEWLSDTETSSPWDDDSGRIISWSGSHKTLRGPRLDLAGSSGHSLHPQPRDEL; encoded by the exons ATGCCGAGCACTCGCTGCCCCACTACCTGGGCGCGCTGGAGCGGCTGGACTACCCCCGGGCCAGGCTGGCCCTCTG GCAGAGGCAAACAGCATCTCTTCGGTCCAGTCCTGACTCGGAGAGGGGAAGGGACTGACCTGTGGTGTCCtggcaaggaaggaaggtgtCCAGG GTGTGCCACAGACCACAACACAGACAACACCACGGAGATGCTGCAGGAGTGGCTAGCTGCTGTGGGTGATGACTATGCAACTGTGGTCTGGAGGCCCGAGGGGGAGCCCAG GTCCTACCCAGATGAAGAGGGTCCCAAGCATTGGACCAAAGAAAGGCACCAGTTTCTGATGGAGTTGAAACAGGAAGCCCTGACctttgccagggactggggggcTGATTATATCCTG TTTGCAGATACAGACAACATTCTGACCAACAACCAGACACTGAGGCTTCTGATAGACCAGGGGCTGCCTGTGGTGGCCCCAATGCTGGACTCTCAGACTTACTACTCCAATTTCTGGTGTGGGATAACCCCCCAG GGTTACTACCGCCGCACCGCCGACTACTTCCCCACCAAGAATCGCCAGCGCCGGGGCTGCTTCCAAGTCCCCATGGTCCATTCCACCTTCTTGGTATCCCTGCGGACTGAGGGGGCAGCCCAGCTCGCCTTCTACCCCCCGCATCCCAACTACAGCTGGCCCTTCGATGATATCATCGTCTTCGCTTATGCCTGCCAGGCTGTTG GGGTTACGATCCATGTGTGCAATGAGCACCGTTACGGGTACATGAATGTGCCTGTGAAACCCCACCAGGGGCTGGAGGACGAGAAGGTCAACTTCATCCACCTGATCTTGGAAGCGCTAG TGGATGGGCCCCCAATGTGGGCCTCAGCTCATGTGTCCCGGCCCCCAAAGAGACCCAGCAAGATGGGGTTTGATGAG gtGTTCGTCATCAGCCTGGCCCGCCGGCCCGACCGCCGTGAGCGCATGCTAAGCTCACTCTGGGAGATGGAGGTGTCTGGGCGGGTGGTGGATGCTGTGGATGGCCG GACACTCAACAGCAGCCTCATGAGGAGCCTCGGTGTAGACCTCCTCCCTGGCTACCAGGACCCCTACTCGGGCCGCACACTGACCAAGGGCGAGGTGGGCTGCTTCCTCAGCCACTACTCCATCTGGGAAGAG GTGGTTGCCAGGCGCCTGGCCCGCATCTTGGTGTTTGAGGATGACGTGCGCTTTGAGAGCAACTTCAGGGGGCGACTGGAGCGGCTGATGGAAGAAGTGGAGGCAGAGAAACTGCCATGGGACCTAAT CTACCTCGGTCGCAAACAGGTGAACCCTGAAGAGGAGGCAGCTGTGGAGGGGCTGCCACACCTGGTGGTGGCTGGGTACTCCTACTGGACCCTGGCATACGTCTTGAGCCTGGCGGGTGCTCGCAAGTTGCTGGCCTCCCAGCCGCTGCACCGAATGCTGCCTGTGGACGAGTTCCTGCCCATCATGTTTGACCAGCACCCCAA TGAGCAGTACAAGGCACACTTCTGGCCTCGGGACCTGCGTGCCTTCTCCGCACGGCCCTTGCTCGCGGCGCCCACCCACTACGCAGGGGACGCTGAGTGGCTCAGCGACACGGAAACATCCTCGCCCTGGGACGATGACAGCGGCCGCATCATCAGCTGGAGTGGCTCTCACAAGACCCTGCGTGGCCCCCGCCTGGACCTGGCTGGCAGCAGTGGGCACAGCCTCCACCCTCAGCCCCGGGATGAGCTCTAG
- the CERCAM gene encoding inactive glycosyltransferase 25 family member 3 isoform X1, giving the protein MPVAPAARLLRLLLLLGPWLPAAGAVEPPLPAVVLTILARNAEHSLPHYLGALERLDYPRARLALCLRAQAEDPLLPPGPSGCLDLAGGQQAEQLACPGSPRGRDQQNWGFRGAGRGKQHLFGPVLTRRGEGTDLWCPGKEGRCPGCATDHNTDNTTEMLQEWLAAVGDDYATVVWRPEGEPRSYPDEEGPKHWTKERHQFLMELKQEALTFARDWGADYILFADTDNILTNNQTLRLLIDQGLPVVAPMLDSQTYYSNFWCGITPQGYYRRTADYFPTKNRQRRGCFQVPMVHSTFLVSLRTEGAAQLAFYPPHPNYSWPFDDIIVFAYACQAVGVTIHVCNEHRYGYMNVPVKPHQGLEDEKVNFIHLILEALVDGPPMWASAHVSRPPKRPSKMGFDEVFVISLARRPDRRERMLSSLWEMEVSGRVVDAVDGRTLNSSLMRSLGVDLLPGYQDPYSGRTLTKGEVGCFLSHYSIWEEVVARRLARILVFEDDVRFESNFRGRLERLMEEVEAEKLPWDLIYLGRKQVNPEEEAAVEGLPHLVVAGYSYWTLAYVLSLAGARKLLASQPLHRMLPVDEFLPIMFDQHPNEQYKAHFWPRDLRAFSARPLLAAPTHYAGDAEWLSDTETSSPWDDDSGRIISWSGSHKTLRGPRLDLAGSSGHSLHPQPRDEL; this is encoded by the exons ATGCCTGTCGCCCCCGCCGCGCGGCTGCTCcggctgctgctcctgctggggCCGTGGCTCCCGGCTGCGGGCGCCGTGGAGCCGCCGCTGCCCGCCGTGGTCCTTACCATCCTGGCCCGCAATGCCGAGCACTCGCTGCCCCACTACCTGGGCGCGCTGGAGCGGCTGGACTACCCCCGGGCCAGGCTGGCCCTCTG CCTCAGAGCCCAAGCCGAagaccccctccttccccctgggCCCTCTGGTTGCCTTGACCTAGCTGGAGGGCAGCAGGCCGAGCAGCTGGCGTGCCCTGGGTCCCCACGTGGCAGAGATCAGCAGAACTGGGGGTTCCGGGGAGCAG GCAGAGGCAAACAGCATCTCTTCGGTCCAGTCCTGACTCGGAGAGGGGAAGGGACTGACCTGTGGTGTCCtggcaaggaaggaaggtgtCCAGG GTGTGCCACAGACCACAACACAGACAACACCACGGAGATGCTGCAGGAGTGGCTAGCTGCTGTGGGTGATGACTATGCAACTGTGGTCTGGAGGCCCGAGGGGGAGCCCAG GTCCTACCCAGATGAAGAGGGTCCCAAGCATTGGACCAAAGAAAGGCACCAGTTTCTGATGGAGTTGAAACAGGAAGCCCTGACctttgccagggactggggggcTGATTATATCCTG TTTGCAGATACAGACAACATTCTGACCAACAACCAGACACTGAGGCTTCTGATAGACCAGGGGCTGCCTGTGGTGGCCCCAATGCTGGACTCTCAGACTTACTACTCCAATTTCTGGTGTGGGATAACCCCCCAG GGTTACTACCGCCGCACCGCCGACTACTTCCCCACCAAGAATCGCCAGCGCCGGGGCTGCTTCCAAGTCCCCATGGTCCATTCCACCTTCTTGGTATCCCTGCGGACTGAGGGGGCAGCCCAGCTCGCCTTCTACCCCCCGCATCCCAACTACAGCTGGCCCTTCGATGATATCATCGTCTTCGCTTATGCCTGCCAGGCTGTTG GGGTTACGATCCATGTGTGCAATGAGCACCGTTACGGGTACATGAATGTGCCTGTGAAACCCCACCAGGGGCTGGAGGACGAGAAGGTCAACTTCATCCACCTGATCTTGGAAGCGCTAG TGGATGGGCCCCCAATGTGGGCCTCAGCTCATGTGTCCCGGCCCCCAAAGAGACCCAGCAAGATGGGGTTTGATGAG gtGTTCGTCATCAGCCTGGCCCGCCGGCCCGACCGCCGTGAGCGCATGCTAAGCTCACTCTGGGAGATGGAGGTGTCTGGGCGGGTGGTGGATGCTGTGGATGGCCG GACACTCAACAGCAGCCTCATGAGGAGCCTCGGTGTAGACCTCCTCCCTGGCTACCAGGACCCCTACTCGGGCCGCACACTGACCAAGGGCGAGGTGGGCTGCTTCCTCAGCCACTACTCCATCTGGGAAGAG GTGGTTGCCAGGCGCCTGGCCCGCATCTTGGTGTTTGAGGATGACGTGCGCTTTGAGAGCAACTTCAGGGGGCGACTGGAGCGGCTGATGGAAGAAGTGGAGGCAGAGAAACTGCCATGGGACCTAAT CTACCTCGGTCGCAAACAGGTGAACCCTGAAGAGGAGGCAGCTGTGGAGGGGCTGCCACACCTGGTGGTGGCTGGGTACTCCTACTGGACCCTGGCATACGTCTTGAGCCTGGCGGGTGCTCGCAAGTTGCTGGCCTCCCAGCCGCTGCACCGAATGCTGCCTGTGGACGAGTTCCTGCCCATCATGTTTGACCAGCACCCCAA TGAGCAGTACAAGGCACACTTCTGGCCTCGGGACCTGCGTGCCTTCTCCGCACGGCCCTTGCTCGCGGCGCCCACCCACTACGCAGGGGACGCTGAGTGGCTCAGCGACACGGAAACATCCTCGCCCTGGGACGATGACAGCGGCCGCATCATCAGCTGGAGTGGCTCTCACAAGACCCTGCGTGGCCCCCGCCTGGACCTGGCTGGCAGCAGTGGGCACAGCCTCCACCCTCAGCCCCGGGATGAGCTCTAG
- the CERCAM gene encoding inactive glycosyltransferase 25 family member 3 isoform X3 — protein sequence MPVAPAARLLRLLLLLGPWLPAAGAVEPPLPAVVLTILARNAEHSLPHYLGALERLDYPRARLALWCATDHNTDNTTEMLQEWLAAVGDDYATVVWRPEGEPRSYPDEEGPKHWTKERHQFLMELKQEALTFARDWGADYILFADTDNILTNNQTLRLLIDQGLPVVAPMLDSQTYYSNFWCGITPQGYYRRTADYFPTKNRQRRGCFQVPMVHSTFLVSLRTEGAAQLAFYPPHPNYSWPFDDIIVFAYACQAVGVTIHVCNEHRYGYMNVPVKPHQGLEDEKVNFIHLILEALVDGPPMWASAHVSRPPKRPSKMGFDEVFVISLARRPDRRERMLSSLWEMEVSGRVVDAVDGRTLNSSLMRSLGVDLLPGYQDPYSGRTLTKGEVGCFLSHYSIWEEVVARRLARILVFEDDVRFESNFRGRLERLMEEVEAEKLPWDLIYLGRKQVNPEEEAAVEGLPHLVVAGYSYWTLAYVLSLAGARKLLASQPLHRMLPVDEFLPIMFDQHPNEQYKAHFWPRDLRAFSARPLLAAPTHYAGDAEWLSDTETSSPWDDDSGRIISWSGSHKTLRGPRLDLAGSSGHSLHPQPRDEL from the exons ATGCCTGTCGCCCCCGCCGCGCGGCTGCTCcggctgctgctcctgctggggCCGTGGCTCCCGGCTGCGGGCGCCGTGGAGCCGCCGCTGCCCGCCGTGGTCCTTACCATCCTGGCCCGCAATGCCGAGCACTCGCTGCCCCACTACCTGGGCGCGCTGGAGCGGCTGGACTACCCCCGGGCCAGGCTGGCCCTCTG GTGTGCCACAGACCACAACACAGACAACACCACGGAGATGCTGCAGGAGTGGCTAGCTGCTGTGGGTGATGACTATGCAACTGTGGTCTGGAGGCCCGAGGGGGAGCCCAG GTCCTACCCAGATGAAGAGGGTCCCAAGCATTGGACCAAAGAAAGGCACCAGTTTCTGATGGAGTTGAAACAGGAAGCCCTGACctttgccagggactggggggcTGATTATATCCTG TTTGCAGATACAGACAACATTCTGACCAACAACCAGACACTGAGGCTTCTGATAGACCAGGGGCTGCCTGTGGTGGCCCCAATGCTGGACTCTCAGACTTACTACTCCAATTTCTGGTGTGGGATAACCCCCCAG GGTTACTACCGCCGCACCGCCGACTACTTCCCCACCAAGAATCGCCAGCGCCGGGGCTGCTTCCAAGTCCCCATGGTCCATTCCACCTTCTTGGTATCCCTGCGGACTGAGGGGGCAGCCCAGCTCGCCTTCTACCCCCCGCATCCCAACTACAGCTGGCCCTTCGATGATATCATCGTCTTCGCTTATGCCTGCCAGGCTGTTG GGGTTACGATCCATGTGTGCAATGAGCACCGTTACGGGTACATGAATGTGCCTGTGAAACCCCACCAGGGGCTGGAGGACGAGAAGGTCAACTTCATCCACCTGATCTTGGAAGCGCTAG TGGATGGGCCCCCAATGTGGGCCTCAGCTCATGTGTCCCGGCCCCCAAAGAGACCCAGCAAGATGGGGTTTGATGAG gtGTTCGTCATCAGCCTGGCCCGCCGGCCCGACCGCCGTGAGCGCATGCTAAGCTCACTCTGGGAGATGGAGGTGTCTGGGCGGGTGGTGGATGCTGTGGATGGCCG GACACTCAACAGCAGCCTCATGAGGAGCCTCGGTGTAGACCTCCTCCCTGGCTACCAGGACCCCTACTCGGGCCGCACACTGACCAAGGGCGAGGTGGGCTGCTTCCTCAGCCACTACTCCATCTGGGAAGAG GTGGTTGCCAGGCGCCTGGCCCGCATCTTGGTGTTTGAGGATGACGTGCGCTTTGAGAGCAACTTCAGGGGGCGACTGGAGCGGCTGATGGAAGAAGTGGAGGCAGAGAAACTGCCATGGGACCTAAT CTACCTCGGTCGCAAACAGGTGAACCCTGAAGAGGAGGCAGCTGTGGAGGGGCTGCCACACCTGGTGGTGGCTGGGTACTCCTACTGGACCCTGGCATACGTCTTGAGCCTGGCGGGTGCTCGCAAGTTGCTGGCCTCCCAGCCGCTGCACCGAATGCTGCCTGTGGACGAGTTCCTGCCCATCATGTTTGACCAGCACCCCAA TGAGCAGTACAAGGCACACTTCTGGCCTCGGGACCTGCGTGCCTTCTCCGCACGGCCCTTGCTCGCGGCGCCCACCCACTACGCAGGGGACGCTGAGTGGCTCAGCGACACGGAAACATCCTCGCCCTGGGACGATGACAGCGGCCGCATCATCAGCTGGAGTGGCTCTCACAAGACCCTGCGTGGCCCCCGCCTGGACCTGGCTGGCAGCAGTGGGCACAGCCTCCACCCTCAGCCCCGGGATGAGCTCTAG
- the CERCAM gene encoding inactive glycosyltransferase 25 family member 3 isoform X2, producing the protein MPVAPAARLLRLLLLLGPWLPAAGAVEPPLPAVVLTILARNAEHSLPHYLGALERLDYPRARLALCWRAAGRAAGVPWVPTWQRSAELGVPGSRCATDHNTDNTTEMLQEWLAAVGDDYATVVWRPEGEPRSYPDEEGPKHWTKERHQFLMELKQEALTFARDWGADYILFADTDNILTNNQTLRLLIDQGLPVVAPMLDSQTYYSNFWCGITPQGYYRRTADYFPTKNRQRRGCFQVPMVHSTFLVSLRTEGAAQLAFYPPHPNYSWPFDDIIVFAYACQAVGVTIHVCNEHRYGYMNVPVKPHQGLEDEKVNFIHLILEALVDGPPMWASAHVSRPPKRPSKMGFDEVFVISLARRPDRRERMLSSLWEMEVSGRVVDAVDGRTLNSSLMRSLGVDLLPGYQDPYSGRTLTKGEVGCFLSHYSIWEEVVARRLARILVFEDDVRFESNFRGRLERLMEEVEAEKLPWDLIYLGRKQVNPEEEAAVEGLPHLVVAGYSYWTLAYVLSLAGARKLLASQPLHRMLPVDEFLPIMFDQHPNEQYKAHFWPRDLRAFSARPLLAAPTHYAGDAEWLSDTETSSPWDDDSGRIISWSGSHKTLRGPRLDLAGSSGHSLHPQPRDEL; encoded by the exons ATGCCTGTCGCCCCCGCCGCGCGGCTGCTCcggctgctgctcctgctggggCCGTGGCTCCCGGCTGCGGGCGCCGTGGAGCCGCCGCTGCCCGCCGTGGTCCTTACCATCCTGGCCCGCAATGCCGAGCACTCGCTGCCCCACTACCTGGGCGCGCTGGAGCGGCTGGACTACCCCCGGGCCAGGCTGGCCCTCTG CTGGAGGGCAGCAGGCCGAGCAGCTGGCGTGCCCTGGGTCCCCACGTGGCAGAGATCAGCAGAACTGGGGGTTCCGGGGAGCAG GTGTGCCACAGACCACAACACAGACAACACCACGGAGATGCTGCAGGAGTGGCTAGCTGCTGTGGGTGATGACTATGCAACTGTGGTCTGGAGGCCCGAGGGGGAGCCCAG GTCCTACCCAGATGAAGAGGGTCCCAAGCATTGGACCAAAGAAAGGCACCAGTTTCTGATGGAGTTGAAACAGGAAGCCCTGACctttgccagggactggggggcTGATTATATCCTG TTTGCAGATACAGACAACATTCTGACCAACAACCAGACACTGAGGCTTCTGATAGACCAGGGGCTGCCTGTGGTGGCCCCAATGCTGGACTCTCAGACTTACTACTCCAATTTCTGGTGTGGGATAACCCCCCAG GGTTACTACCGCCGCACCGCCGACTACTTCCCCACCAAGAATCGCCAGCGCCGGGGCTGCTTCCAAGTCCCCATGGTCCATTCCACCTTCTTGGTATCCCTGCGGACTGAGGGGGCAGCCCAGCTCGCCTTCTACCCCCCGCATCCCAACTACAGCTGGCCCTTCGATGATATCATCGTCTTCGCTTATGCCTGCCAGGCTGTTG GGGTTACGATCCATGTGTGCAATGAGCACCGTTACGGGTACATGAATGTGCCTGTGAAACCCCACCAGGGGCTGGAGGACGAGAAGGTCAACTTCATCCACCTGATCTTGGAAGCGCTAG TGGATGGGCCCCCAATGTGGGCCTCAGCTCATGTGTCCCGGCCCCCAAAGAGACCCAGCAAGATGGGGTTTGATGAG gtGTTCGTCATCAGCCTGGCCCGCCGGCCCGACCGCCGTGAGCGCATGCTAAGCTCACTCTGGGAGATGGAGGTGTCTGGGCGGGTGGTGGATGCTGTGGATGGCCG GACACTCAACAGCAGCCTCATGAGGAGCCTCGGTGTAGACCTCCTCCCTGGCTACCAGGACCCCTACTCGGGCCGCACACTGACCAAGGGCGAGGTGGGCTGCTTCCTCAGCCACTACTCCATCTGGGAAGAG GTGGTTGCCAGGCGCCTGGCCCGCATCTTGGTGTTTGAGGATGACGTGCGCTTTGAGAGCAACTTCAGGGGGCGACTGGAGCGGCTGATGGAAGAAGTGGAGGCAGAGAAACTGCCATGGGACCTAAT CTACCTCGGTCGCAAACAGGTGAACCCTGAAGAGGAGGCAGCTGTGGAGGGGCTGCCACACCTGGTGGTGGCTGGGTACTCCTACTGGACCCTGGCATACGTCTTGAGCCTGGCGGGTGCTCGCAAGTTGCTGGCCTCCCAGCCGCTGCACCGAATGCTGCCTGTGGACGAGTTCCTGCCCATCATGTTTGACCAGCACCCCAA TGAGCAGTACAAGGCACACTTCTGGCCTCGGGACCTGCGTGCCTTCTCCGCACGGCCCTTGCTCGCGGCGCCCACCCACTACGCAGGGGACGCTGAGTGGCTCAGCGACACGGAAACATCCTCGCCCTGGGACGATGACAGCGGCCGCATCATCAGCTGGAGTGGCTCTCACAAGACCCTGCGTGGCCCCCGCCTGGACCTGGCTGGCAGCAGTGGGCACAGCCTCCACCCTCAGCCCCGGGATGAGCTCTAG